A region from the Halosolutus gelatinilyticus genome encodes:
- a CDS encoding DUF7518 family protein — MSKNRVEQLESTVAELESTVDGLTDELIEAKERIRVLEAELDADTPTRVPERRASDADEDAPSADTEEADPDDVAEAAAEADDATGDEAEDSGSDDIIVA, encoded by the coding sequence ATGTCGAAAAACCGCGTCGAGCAGCTCGAATCGACGGTCGCAGAACTCGAGTCGACGGTGGATGGGTTGACGGACGAGCTCATCGAAGCGAAAGAGCGGATCCGCGTGCTCGAAGCCGAACTCGACGCCGACACGCCGACGCGCGTTCCCGAACGACGCGCGTCCGATGCGGACGAGGACGCGCCGTCGGCGGACACCGAGGAAGCGGACCCCGACGACGTCGCCGAGGCGGCGGCGGAGGCCGACGATGCGACCGGCGACGAAGCGGAAGACTCAGGTAGCGACGACATTATAGTCGCATAA
- the smc gene encoding chromosome segregation protein SMC, which yields MYIKALVLDNFKSFGRKTKIPFYQDFTVVTGPNGSGKSNIIDAVLFALGLARTRGIRAEKLTDLIYNPGHEDGSGNRSGPREATVEVILDNEDGTLTRSQVVNAAGSEDVGDVDEIRIRRRVKETEDNYYSYYYLNDRSVNLSDIQDLLAQAGVTPEGYNVVMQGDVTEIINMTPHARREIIDEIAGVAEFDAKKEDAFEELEVVQERIDEAELRIEEKRDRLAQLEDERQQALRYRRLRREKEEYEGYKKASELEEKRGELERIESRVDDLESDLEDLQRELDERQGKVVRLQEDLEDLNAEIERKGEDEQLRIKSEIEELKGEISRLEDKIEASEEQIEDAEAKRREAFVQIDRKQETIADLEDEIREHKLEKASIKTEIQERETERDALETEIEEVDTEFDELKTELAERKDDVEEAKTEKNDLQREQDRLLDEARRRSNAISEKEAAIEEKREELPEIESKRSDLERELRKAEANRENIASVVDDLKAEKRRLQGDLDDLDDKLQAKQQEYAELEANAGESGDSSFGRAVTTILNSGIGGVHGAVAQLGSVSSEYAVACETAAGGRLANVVVDDDVVGQQCIEHLKSRNAGRATFLPMTDMRKRGLPKAPSDPGVVGFAYDLVEFDSQYASVFSYVLGDTLVVQDLETARSYMGDYRMVTLDGDLVEKSGAMTGGSRKGSRYSFTGGGEGQLERVAKQITDLQDERESLREELRDVEGRLDDARDRKTDAADEVRSIETEIEKLDDRRETIEGDVERLEGELEELREERESVDERMNEIADEIETKTATVESIEADIAELEAELEDSKIPELTAQIEELEAEIDEREDRISEIDGKLNELSLEKEYAEDAIDDLHDDIEAAQNRKAEHEERIADCEETIEQKREALEAKHEAVAELEDELAELKDERGDLKEELSEARTERDQQQDRVNAVESKLEDRRERAGNLEWEIESLESEVGDYDPEDVPDHDTVLEMIDLLAADMEAMEPVNMLAIDEYDEVRGDLEELEDAKATLVEEADGIRDRIEQYETQKKETFMTAYEAISSHFTEIFEKLSEGTGTLHLENEADPFDGGLTMKAQPGDKPIQRLDAMSGGEKSLTALAFIFAIQRHNPAPFYALDEVDAFLDAVNAERIGEMVDELSDRAQFVVVSHRTAMLDRSERAIGVTMQQDNVSAVTGIDLSSGEVPADD from the coding sequence ATGTACATCAAGGCGCTCGTTCTGGACAACTTCAAGAGCTTCGGCCGTAAGACCAAGATCCCGTTCTACCAGGATTTCACCGTGGTTACCGGCCCGAACGGCTCCGGAAAGTCGAACATCATCGACGCCGTGCTCTTCGCGCTCGGACTCGCCCGGACCCGCGGCATCCGCGCCGAGAAACTGACCGACCTCATCTACAATCCCGGCCACGAGGACGGCAGCGGCAACCGGTCCGGTCCGCGGGAGGCCACCGTCGAGGTGATCCTCGACAACGAAGACGGGACCCTCACCCGATCGCAGGTCGTCAACGCCGCCGGTAGCGAGGACGTCGGCGACGTCGACGAGATCCGCATCCGCCGGCGCGTCAAGGAGACCGAGGACAACTACTACTCCTACTACTACCTGAACGACCGCTCGGTCAATCTCTCCGACATCCAGGATCTGCTCGCGCAGGCGGGCGTCACGCCGGAGGGATACAACGTCGTCATGCAGGGCGACGTCACCGAGATCATCAACATGACGCCCCACGCCCGCCGCGAGATCATCGACGAGATCGCGGGCGTGGCGGAGTTCGACGCCAAGAAGGAAGACGCCTTCGAGGAACTCGAGGTCGTCCAGGAGCGGATCGACGAGGCCGAACTCCGGATCGAGGAGAAACGCGATCGGCTCGCGCAATTAGAAGACGAACGCCAGCAGGCCCTCCGATATCGGCGCCTCCGCCGCGAGAAGGAGGAGTACGAGGGGTACAAGAAGGCCAGCGAACTCGAGGAGAAACGCGGGGAACTCGAGCGGATCGAATCGCGCGTCGACGACCTCGAAAGCGACCTCGAGGACCTCCAGCGCGAACTCGACGAACGGCAGGGCAAGGTCGTCCGCCTGCAGGAGGACCTCGAGGATCTAAACGCCGAGATCGAGCGCAAGGGCGAGGACGAACAGCTCCGAATTAAAAGCGAGATCGAGGAGCTGAAAGGCGAGATTTCGCGACTCGAGGACAAGATCGAGGCCAGCGAGGAGCAGATCGAGGACGCCGAGGCCAAGCGGCGCGAGGCGTTCGTCCAGATCGATCGCAAGCAGGAGACGATCGCCGACCTCGAGGACGAGATTCGCGAGCACAAACTCGAGAAGGCGTCGATCAAGACGGAGATCCAGGAGCGCGAGACGGAACGCGACGCGCTCGAGACGGAGATCGAGGAGGTCGACACCGAGTTCGACGAACTCAAGACGGAACTCGCCGAGCGCAAGGACGACGTAGAGGAAGCCAAAACGGAAAAGAACGACCTCCAGCGCGAGCAGGACCGCCTGCTCGACGAGGCCCGCCGGCGATCGAACGCGATCAGCGAGAAGGAAGCGGCGATCGAGGAGAAACGCGAGGAGCTGCCGGAGATCGAGAGCAAGCGGTCGGACCTCGAACGCGAGTTGCGCAAGGCCGAGGCGAACCGCGAGAACATCGCGAGCGTCGTCGATGACCTCAAGGCCGAAAAACGGCGCCTGCAGGGAGACCTCGACGACCTCGACGACAAGTTGCAGGCCAAACAGCAGGAGTACGCCGAACTCGAGGCCAACGCGGGCGAGAGCGGCGACTCCTCGTTTGGCCGGGCGGTGACGACGATCCTGAACTCGGGGATCGGCGGCGTCCACGGTGCGGTCGCCCAGCTCGGCTCCGTGTCGAGCGAGTACGCGGTCGCCTGCGAGACCGCCGCGGGCGGCCGCCTCGCGAACGTGGTCGTCGACGACGACGTCGTCGGCCAGCAGTGTATCGAGCACCTGAAGTCCCGCAACGCCGGTCGGGCGACGTTCCTGCCGATGACGGACATGCGGAAACGGGGGCTGCCGAAGGCCCCGTCCGATCCCGGCGTCGTCGGCTTCGCGTACGACCTCGTGGAGTTCGACAGCCAGTACGCGAGCGTCTTCTCGTACGTGCTCGGCGACACGCTAGTCGTCCAGGACTTAGAGACCGCCCGCTCGTACATGGGCGACTACCGCATGGTCACGCTCGACGGCGATCTGGTCGAGAAGAGCGGCGCCATGACCGGCGGCTCCCGGAAGGGGTCGCGCTACTCCTTCACCGGCGGCGGCGAGGGCCAGCTCGAGCGCGTCGCCAAGCAGATCACCGACCTGCAGGACGAACGCGAGTCCCTCCGCGAAGAACTGCGGGACGTCGAGGGACGGCTCGACGACGCCCGCGATCGAAAGACCGACGCGGCCGACGAGGTCCGCTCGATCGAGACCGAGATCGAGAAACTCGACGACCGCCGCGAGACGATCGAGGGCGACGTCGAGCGCCTCGAGGGCGAACTCGAGGAACTCCGCGAGGAACGGGAGTCGGTCGACGAGCGGATGAACGAGATCGCCGACGAGATCGAGACAAAGACCGCGACCGTGGAGTCGATCGAGGCCGACATCGCCGAGCTGGAAGCCGAACTCGAGGACTCGAAGATCCCCGAACTGACCGCCCAGATCGAGGAGTTGGAGGCCGAGATCGACGAGCGCGAGGACCGAATCAGCGAAATCGACGGCAAACTGAACGAGCTGAGCCTCGAGAAGGAGTACGCCGAGGACGCGATCGACGATCTCCACGATGACATCGAGGCCGCCCAGAACCGGAAGGCCGAACACGAAGAGCGCATCGCCGACTGCGAGGAGACGATCGAACAGAAGCGCGAGGCGCTCGAGGCGAAACACGAGGCCGTCGCGGAGCTAGAGGACGAACTCGCCGAGCTGAAGGACGAGCGCGGCGACCTGAAGGAGGAGCTGTCCGAGGCCCGGACGGAGCGCGACCAGCAGCAGGATCGCGTCAACGCCGTCGAGAGCAAACTTGAGGACCGCCGCGAGCGGGCGGGGAACCTCGAGTGGGAGATCGAATCCCTCGAATCCGAGGTCGGCGACTACGACCCCGAGGACGTCCCCGACCACGACACCGTCCTCGAGATGATCGACCTCCTCGCCGCCGACATGGAGGCGATGGAGCCGGTGAACATGCTCGCGATCGACGAGTACGACGAGGTTCGCGGGGATCTCGAGGAACTGGAGGACGCGAAGGCCACGCTCGTTGAGGAGGCCGACGGTATCCGCGATCGGATCGAACAGTACGAGACCCAGAAGAAGGAGACGTTCATGACGGCCTACGAGGCGATCTCCTCGCACTTCACGGAGATCTTCGAGAAGCTCTCGGAGGGGACCGGGACCCTGCACCTGGAGAACGAGGCGGACCCGTTCGACGGCGGGCTGACGATGAAGGCCCAGCCCGGCGACAAGCCGATCCAGCGGCTGGACGCGATGTCCGGCGGGGAGAAGTCGCTGACCGCGCTCGCCTTCATCTTCGCGATCCAGCGACACAATCCGGCGCCGTTCTACGCGCTCGACGAAGTCGACGCCTTCCTCGACGCCGTCAATGCCGAGCGGATCGGCGAGATGGTCGACGAACTCTCCGATCGGGCGCAGTTCGTCGTCGTCTCTCACCGGACGGCGATGCTCGATCGCTCCGAGCGCGCGATCGGGGTGACGATGCAACAGGACAACGTGAGCGCGGTGACGGGGATCGATCTGAGCAGCGGGGAGGTGCCGGCGGATGACTAG
- a CDS encoding helix-turn-helix domain-containing protein, whose product MIDLDLDMRQYDCPFIDTTDDVDIAFSAVQWQLDTDAEKLETRLIAKADSVGALDDGLHTLRDHPNMTECYILSKRENVAQIGTKIEQTNAMETIRANGGYITGPFQIESGREHWHVGFDDDRDEDHALAELERHNDYRVENRDRLGPTALFDLLENADGAMQLLESCRSLTETERETFEVASRKGYYETPRETTLDELADHFDVSKTAVSMNLRRGERKLLTGALSALDELSDAEDTTN is encoded by the coding sequence ATGATCGACCTCGATCTCGATATGCGGCAGTACGATTGTCCGTTCATCGATACGACCGACGACGTCGACATCGCGTTTTCGGCCGTCCAGTGGCAACTCGACACGGACGCCGAGAAACTCGAGACGCGGCTCATCGCGAAGGCCGACTCGGTGGGAGCGCTCGACGACGGCCTGCACACGCTTCGAGATCATCCCAACATGACGGAGTGTTATATCCTCTCGAAGCGGGAGAACGTCGCCCAGATCGGGACGAAGATCGAACAGACGAACGCCATGGAGACGATCCGGGCGAACGGCGGCTACATCACCGGTCCGTTCCAGATCGAGAGCGGCCGAGAGCACTGGCACGTCGGCTTCGACGACGACCGGGACGAGGATCACGCCCTGGCCGAACTCGAACGCCACAACGACTACCGCGTCGAAAACCGCGATCGACTCGGGCCGACGGCGCTGTTCGACCTGCTCGAGAACGCCGACGGCGCGATGCAGCTGCTCGAGAGCTGTCGATCGCTGACCGAGACCGAACGCGAGACGTTCGAGGTCGCCTCCCGAAAGGGGTACTACGAGACGCCGCGCGAGACGACCCTCGACGAACTCGCAGATCACTTCGACGTCTCGAAGACTGCCGTCTCGATGAACCTCCGGCGCGGCGAGCGAAAGCTCCTGACGGGAGCGCTCTCGGCGCTGGACGAACTTTCCGACGCCGAAGACACGACAAATTGA
- a CDS encoding SDR family oxidoreductase — protein MSREVTPPTVTREDIHTIDDDAFTGRNVCLVTGAGSGIGRATALAAAGNGLTVAATDVDEEGLDGTIERRSELDLDGSIESIPGDLTDDDDIERVVDEAADLGAIKYLANIAGMQHIDSIEEFPMETYDRMHDIMLRAPLYLSKRCIPHFRETDDGRGCVGNMGSVHGHYVTSDKVAYNVSKFGLRGLTQSIAAEGDGEIRAFSVSTGYVKTPLVTNQLEDTAEQRGISVDEVIQDVMLGQSRVKEMMEPIDVANLFLIGFSDLGRHLDGGDLLFDGGMTLTYD, from the coding sequence ATGTCTCGAGAAGTGACGCCACCGACGGTGACGCGGGAGGACATCCACACGATCGACGACGATGCGTTCACGGGGCGCAACGTCTGTCTCGTGACGGGTGCCGGGTCGGGAATCGGACGGGCGACCGCGCTCGCGGCCGCCGGTAACGGGTTGACCGTCGCGGCGACGGACGTCGACGAGGAGGGGCTCGACGGGACGATCGAGCGGAGGTCGGAGCTCGATCTCGACGGATCGATCGAATCGATCCCCGGGGACCTCACGGACGACGACGACATCGAGCGAGTCGTCGACGAGGCGGCCGACCTGGGCGCTATCAAGTACCTCGCGAACATCGCCGGGATGCAACACATCGACTCGATCGAAGAGTTCCCGATGGAGACCTACGATCGGATGCACGACATCATGCTCCGGGCGCCGCTGTACCTCTCGAAGCGCTGCATTCCGCACTTTCGGGAGACCGATGATGGGCGGGGCTGCGTCGGCAACATGGGCTCGGTCCACGGCCACTACGTCACCAGCGACAAGGTCGCCTACAACGTCTCGAAGTTCGGTCTGCGCGGGCTCACCCAGTCGATCGCGGCGGAGGGCGACGGCGAGATCCGCGCGTTCTCGGTCAGCACGGGCTACGTGAAAACGCCGCTCGTGACGAACCAGCTCGAGGACACGGCCGAGCAGCGCGGAATCAGCGTCGACGAGGTGATTCAGGACGTGATGCTCGGCCAGTCCCGCGTGAAGGAGATGATGGAGCCGATCGACGTCGCCAACCTGTTCCTGATCGGCTTCTCCGATCTGGGCCGACACTTAGACGGCGGCGACCTGTTGTTTGATGGTGGAATGACCCTTACGTACGACTGA